A genomic window from Equus caballus isolate H_3958 breed thoroughbred chromosome 5, TB-T2T, whole genome shotgun sequence includes:
- the PIP5K1A gene encoding phosphatidylinositol 4-phosphate 5-kinase type-1 alpha isoform X16, with amino-acid sequence MKANILQYEGEEASGIKRPMAPEVPCSSGMPIKKIGHRSVDSSGETTYKKTTSSALKGAIQLGITHTVGSLSTKPERDVLMQDFYVVESIFFPSEGSNLTPAHHYNDFRFKTYAPVAFRYFRELFGIRPDDYLYSLCSEPLIELCSSGASGSLFYVSSDDEFIIKTVQHKEAEFLQKLLPGYYMNLNQNPRTLLPKFYGLYCVQAGGKNIRIVVMNNLLPRSVKMHIKYDLKGSTYKRRASQKEREKPLPTFKDLDFLQDISDGLFLDADMYNALCKTLQRDCLVLQSFKIMDYSLLMSIHNIDYAQREPLGNEAQHSVDTRRPAPQKALYSTAMESIQGEARRGGTMETDDYMGGIPARNSKGERLLLYIGIIDILQSYRFIKKLEHSWKALVHDGDTVSVHRPGFYAERFQRFMCNTVFKKIPFQPSWKSLKLKTHSSPIEQKNSEDLEQDSAVSCDPKMSALPQQC; translated from the exons gtgcCTTGTTCCTCTGGCATGCCCATCAAGAAAATAGGCCACCGAAGTGTTGATTCCTCAGGAGAGACAACATATAAAAAG ACAACCTCATCAGCCTTGAAAGGTGCCATCCAGTTAGGCATTACTCACACTGTGGGGAGTCTGAGTACCAAACCAGAGCGAGATGTCCTCATGCAAGACTTCTACGTGGTGGAGAGTATCTTCTTCCCCAG TGAAGGGAGCAACCTGACTCCTGCTCATCACTACAATGACTTTCGGTTCAAGACCTATGCACCTGTTGCCTTCCGCTACTTTCGCGAGTTATTTGGTATCCGGCCTGATGATTACTTG taCTCCCTCTGCAGTGAGCCACTGATTGAACTCTGCAGCTCCGGGGCTAGTGGCTCCCTCTTCTATGTGTCCAGCGACGACGAATTCATCATTAAAACAGTTCAACATAAAGAGGCGGAGTTTCTGCAGAAGCTGCTGCCAGGATATTACATG AACCTCAACCAGAACCCTCGGACTTTGCTGCCTAAATTCTATGGACTGTACTGTGTGCAGGCAGGTGGTAAGAACATTCGAATTGTGGTGATGAACAATCTCTTACCACGGTCTGTCAAGATGCATATCAAATATGACCTCAAGGGCTCAACCTACAAACGGCGGGCTTCCCAAAAAGAGCGAGAAAAGCCTCTCCCCACCTTTAAAGACCTGGACTTCTTACAAGACATCTCCGATGGTCTCTTTTTGGATGCCGACATGTACAATGCTCTGTGTAAGACCCTGCAGCGCGACTGTTTG GTTCTGCAGAGCTTCAAGATCATGGACtatagcctcttgatgtcaatcCATAACATAGATTATGCACAACGAGAGCCCTTAGGCAATGAAGCACAACACTCAGTTGACACTCGCAGACCAGCCCCGCAAAAGGCTCTCTATTCCACTGCCATGGAATCTATCCAGGGCGAGGCTCGGCGAGGTGGCACTATGGAGACTGATGACTA TATGGGTGGCATCCCTGCCCGGAACAGTAAAGGGGAAAGGCTGCTGCTTTATATTGGGATCATTGACATTCTACAGTCTTACAG GTTTATTAAGAAGTTGGAGCACTCTTGGAAAGCTCTGGTACATGATGGG GACACTGTATCGGTGCATCGCCCAGGCTTCTATGCTGAACGATTCCAGCGCTTCATGTGCAACACAGTGTTCAAGAAGATCCCCT tTCAACCCTCTTGGAAAAGCTTGAAGTTGAAGACTCATAGTTCACCCAT TGAGCAAAAAAACTCAGAAGACCTGGAACAAGATTCTGCTGTCTCTTGTGATCCCAAGATGTCAGCCTTGCCCCAGCAGTGCTGA
- the PIP5K1A gene encoding phosphatidylinositol 4-phosphate 5-kinase type-1 alpha isoform X14, with amino-acid sequence MASASSGPSAVGVSSVDPGVSSGASSSASGIKRPMAPEVPCSSGMPIKKIGHRSVDSSGETTYKKTTSSALKGAIQLGITHTVGSLSTKPERDVLMQDFYVVESIFFPSEGSNLTPAHHYNDFRFKTYAPVAFRYFRELFGIRPDDYLYSLCSEPLIELCSSGASGSLFYVSSDDEFIIKTVQHKEAEFLQKLLPGYYMNLNQNPRTLLPKFYGLYCVQAGGKNIRIVVMNNLLPRSVKMHIKYDLKGSTYKRRASQKEREKPLPTFKDLDFLQDISDGLFLDADMYNALCKTLQRDCLVLQSFKIMDYSLLMSIHNIDYAQREPLGNEAQHSVDTRRPAPQKALYSTAMESIQGEARRGGTMETDDYMGGIPARNSKGERLLLYIGIIDILQSYRFIKKLEHSWKALVHDGDTVSVHRPGFYAERFQRFMCNTVFKKIPFQPSWKSLKLKTHSSPIEQKNSEDLEQDSAVSCDPKMSALPQQC; translated from the exons gtgcCTTGTTCCTCTGGCATGCCCATCAAGAAAATAGGCCACCGAAGTGTTGATTCCTCAGGAGAGACAACATATAAAAAG ACAACCTCATCAGCCTTGAAAGGTGCCATCCAGTTAGGCATTACTCACACTGTGGGGAGTCTGAGTACCAAACCAGAGCGAGATGTCCTCATGCAAGACTTCTACGTGGTGGAGAGTATCTTCTTCCCCAG TGAAGGGAGCAACCTGACTCCTGCTCATCACTACAATGACTTTCGGTTCAAGACCTATGCACCTGTTGCCTTCCGCTACTTTCGCGAGTTATTTGGTATCCGGCCTGATGATTACTTG taCTCCCTCTGCAGTGAGCCACTGATTGAACTCTGCAGCTCCGGGGCTAGTGGCTCCCTCTTCTATGTGTCCAGCGACGACGAATTCATCATTAAAACAGTTCAACATAAAGAGGCGGAGTTTCTGCAGAAGCTGCTGCCAGGATATTACATG AACCTCAACCAGAACCCTCGGACTTTGCTGCCTAAATTCTATGGACTGTACTGTGTGCAGGCAGGTGGTAAGAACATTCGAATTGTGGTGATGAACAATCTCTTACCACGGTCTGTCAAGATGCATATCAAATATGACCTCAAGGGCTCAACCTACAAACGGCGGGCTTCCCAAAAAGAGCGAGAAAAGCCTCTCCCCACCTTTAAAGACCTGGACTTCTTACAAGACATCTCCGATGGTCTCTTTTTGGATGCCGACATGTACAATGCTCTGTGTAAGACCCTGCAGCGCGACTGTTTG GTTCTGCAGAGCTTCAAGATCATGGACtatagcctcttgatgtcaatcCATAACATAGATTATGCACAACGAGAGCCCTTAGGCAATGAAGCACAACACTCAGTTGACACTCGCAGACCAGCCCCGCAAAAGGCTCTCTATTCCACTGCCATGGAATCTATCCAGGGCGAGGCTCGGCGAGGTGGCACTATGGAGACTGATGACTA TATGGGTGGCATCCCTGCCCGGAACAGTAAAGGGGAAAGGCTGCTGCTTTATATTGGGATCATTGACATTCTACAGTCTTACAG GTTTATTAAGAAGTTGGAGCACTCTTGGAAAGCTCTGGTACATGATGGG GACACTGTATCGGTGCATCGCCCAGGCTTCTATGCTGAACGATTCCAGCGCTTCATGTGCAACACAGTGTTCAAGAAGATCCCCT tTCAACCCTCTTGGAAAAGCTTGAAGTTGAAGACTCATAGTTCACCCAT TGAGCAAAAAAACTCAGAAGACCTGGAACAAGATTCTGCTGTCTCTTGTGATCCCAAGATGTCAGCCTTGCCCCAGCAGTGCTGA
- the PIP5K1A gene encoding phosphatidylinositol 4-phosphate 5-kinase type-1 alpha isoform X5, which translates to MKANILQYEGEEASGIKRPMAPEVPCSSGMPIKKIGHRSVDSSGETTYKKTTSSALKGAIQLGITHTVGSLSTKPERDVLMQDFYVVESIFFPSEGSNLTPAHHYNDFRFKTYAPVAFRYFRELFGIRPDDYLYSLCSEPLIELCSSGASGSLFYVSSDDEFIIKTVQHKEAEFLQKLLPGYYMNLNQNPRTLLPKFYGLYCVQAGGKNIRIVVMNNLLPRSVKMHIKYDLKGSTYKRRASQKEREKPLPTFKDLDFLQDISDGLFLDADMYNALCKTLQRDCLVLQSFKIMDYSLLMSIHNIDYAQREPLGNEAQHSVDTRRPAPQKALYSTAMESIQGEARRGGTMETDDYMGGIPARNSKGERLLLYIGIIDILQSYRFIKKLEHSWKALVHDGDTVSVHRPGFYAERFQRFMCNTVFKKIPLKPSPSKKFRSGSSFSRRSGPSSNSCVTYQPSVSGEHKAQVTTKAEVEPGVHFGRPDVLPQTPPLEKISEVSTIPDPYLSPVVGETLQMLTTSSTLLEKLEVEDS; encoded by the exons gtgcCTTGTTCCTCTGGCATGCCCATCAAGAAAATAGGCCACCGAAGTGTTGATTCCTCAGGAGAGACAACATATAAAAAG ACAACCTCATCAGCCTTGAAAGGTGCCATCCAGTTAGGCATTACTCACACTGTGGGGAGTCTGAGTACCAAACCAGAGCGAGATGTCCTCATGCAAGACTTCTACGTGGTGGAGAGTATCTTCTTCCCCAG TGAAGGGAGCAACCTGACTCCTGCTCATCACTACAATGACTTTCGGTTCAAGACCTATGCACCTGTTGCCTTCCGCTACTTTCGCGAGTTATTTGGTATCCGGCCTGATGATTACTTG taCTCCCTCTGCAGTGAGCCACTGATTGAACTCTGCAGCTCCGGGGCTAGTGGCTCCCTCTTCTATGTGTCCAGCGACGACGAATTCATCATTAAAACAGTTCAACATAAAGAGGCGGAGTTTCTGCAGAAGCTGCTGCCAGGATATTACATG AACCTCAACCAGAACCCTCGGACTTTGCTGCCTAAATTCTATGGACTGTACTGTGTGCAGGCAGGTGGTAAGAACATTCGAATTGTGGTGATGAACAATCTCTTACCACGGTCTGTCAAGATGCATATCAAATATGACCTCAAGGGCTCAACCTACAAACGGCGGGCTTCCCAAAAAGAGCGAGAAAAGCCTCTCCCCACCTTTAAAGACCTGGACTTCTTACAAGACATCTCCGATGGTCTCTTTTTGGATGCCGACATGTACAATGCTCTGTGTAAGACCCTGCAGCGCGACTGTTTG GTTCTGCAGAGCTTCAAGATCATGGACtatagcctcttgatgtcaatcCATAACATAGATTATGCACAACGAGAGCCCTTAGGCAATGAAGCACAACACTCAGTTGACACTCGCAGACCAGCCCCGCAAAAGGCTCTCTATTCCACTGCCATGGAATCTATCCAGGGCGAGGCTCGGCGAGGTGGCACTATGGAGACTGATGACTA TATGGGTGGCATCCCTGCCCGGAACAGTAAAGGGGAAAGGCTGCTGCTTTATATTGGGATCATTGACATTCTACAGTCTTACAG GTTTATTAAGAAGTTGGAGCACTCTTGGAAAGCTCTGGTACATGATGGG GACACTGTATCGGTGCATCGCCCAGGCTTCTATGCTGAACGATTCCAGCGCTTCATGTGCAACACAGTGTTCAAGAAGATCCCCT TGAAGCCTTCTCCTTCCAAAAAGTTTCGGTCTGGCTCGTCTTTTTCTCGGCGATCAGGCCCCAGCAGCAACTCCTGCGTTACTTACCAGCCATCGGTCTCTGGGGAACACAAGGCACAAGTGACAACAAAGGCGGAAGTGGAGCCAG GCGTCCACTTCGGTCGTCCTGATGTTTTACCTCAGACTCCACCTTTGGAGAAAATCAGTGAGGTCTCGACTATTCCTGACCCCTATCTCTCACCTGTAGTTGGAGAGACTTTGCAAATGCTAACTACAAG tTCAACCCTCTTGGAAAAGCTTGAAGTTGAAGACTCATAG
- the PIP5K1A gene encoding phosphatidylinositol 4-phosphate 5-kinase type-1 alpha isoform X9: MAPEVPCSSGMPIKKIGHRSVDSSGETTYKKTTSSALKGAIQLGITHTVGSLSTKPERDVLMQDFYVVESIFFPSEGSNLTPAHHYNDFRFKTYAPVAFRYFRELFGIRPDDYLYSLCSEPLIELCSSGASGSLFYVSSDDEFIIKTVQHKEAEFLQKLLPGYYMNLNQNPRTLLPKFYGLYCVQAGGKNIRIVVMNNLLPRSVKMHIKYDLKGSTYKRRASQKEREKPLPTFKDLDFLQDISDGLFLDADMYNALCKTLQRDCLVLQSFKIMDYSLLMSIHNIDYAQREPLGNEAQHSVDTRRPAPQKALYSTAMESIQGEARRGGTMETDDYMGGIPARNSKGERLLLYIGIIDILQSYRFIKKLEHSWKALVHDGDTVSVHRPGFYAERFQRFMCNTVFKKIPLKPSPSKKFRSGSSFSRRSGPSSNSCVTYQPSVSGEHKAQVTTKAEVEPGVHFGRPDVLPQTPPLEKISEVSTIPDPYLSPVVGETLQMLTTSSTLLEKLEVEDS; encoded by the exons gtgcCTTGTTCCTCTGGCATGCCCATCAAGAAAATAGGCCACCGAAGTGTTGATTCCTCAGGAGAGACAACATATAAAAAG ACAACCTCATCAGCCTTGAAAGGTGCCATCCAGTTAGGCATTACTCACACTGTGGGGAGTCTGAGTACCAAACCAGAGCGAGATGTCCTCATGCAAGACTTCTACGTGGTGGAGAGTATCTTCTTCCCCAG TGAAGGGAGCAACCTGACTCCTGCTCATCACTACAATGACTTTCGGTTCAAGACCTATGCACCTGTTGCCTTCCGCTACTTTCGCGAGTTATTTGGTATCCGGCCTGATGATTACTTG taCTCCCTCTGCAGTGAGCCACTGATTGAACTCTGCAGCTCCGGGGCTAGTGGCTCCCTCTTCTATGTGTCCAGCGACGACGAATTCATCATTAAAACAGTTCAACATAAAGAGGCGGAGTTTCTGCAGAAGCTGCTGCCAGGATATTACATG AACCTCAACCAGAACCCTCGGACTTTGCTGCCTAAATTCTATGGACTGTACTGTGTGCAGGCAGGTGGTAAGAACATTCGAATTGTGGTGATGAACAATCTCTTACCACGGTCTGTCAAGATGCATATCAAATATGACCTCAAGGGCTCAACCTACAAACGGCGGGCTTCCCAAAAAGAGCGAGAAAAGCCTCTCCCCACCTTTAAAGACCTGGACTTCTTACAAGACATCTCCGATGGTCTCTTTTTGGATGCCGACATGTACAATGCTCTGTGTAAGACCCTGCAGCGCGACTGTTTG GTTCTGCAGAGCTTCAAGATCATGGACtatagcctcttgatgtcaatcCATAACATAGATTATGCACAACGAGAGCCCTTAGGCAATGAAGCACAACACTCAGTTGACACTCGCAGACCAGCCCCGCAAAAGGCTCTCTATTCCACTGCCATGGAATCTATCCAGGGCGAGGCTCGGCGAGGTGGCACTATGGAGACTGATGACTA TATGGGTGGCATCCCTGCCCGGAACAGTAAAGGGGAAAGGCTGCTGCTTTATATTGGGATCATTGACATTCTACAGTCTTACAG GTTTATTAAGAAGTTGGAGCACTCTTGGAAAGCTCTGGTACATGATGGG GACACTGTATCGGTGCATCGCCCAGGCTTCTATGCTGAACGATTCCAGCGCTTCATGTGCAACACAGTGTTCAAGAAGATCCCCT TGAAGCCTTCTCCTTCCAAAAAGTTTCGGTCTGGCTCGTCTTTTTCTCGGCGATCAGGCCCCAGCAGCAACTCCTGCGTTACTTACCAGCCATCGGTCTCTGGGGAACACAAGGCACAAGTGACAACAAAGGCGGAAGTGGAGCCAG GCGTCCACTTCGGTCGTCCTGATGTTTTACCTCAGACTCCACCTTTGGAGAAAATCAGTGAGGTCTCGACTATTCCTGACCCCTATCTCTCACCTGTAGTTGGAGAGACTTTGCAAATGCTAACTACAAG tTCAACCCTCTTGGAAAAGCTTGAAGTTGAAGACTCATAG
- the PIP5K1A gene encoding phosphatidylinositol 4-phosphate 5-kinase type-1 alpha: MASASSGPSAVGVSSVDPGVSSGASSSASGIKRPMAPEVPCSSGMPIKKIGHRSVDSSGETTSSALKGAIQLGITHTVGSLSTKPERDVLMQDFYVVESIFFPSEGSNLTPAHHYNDFRFKTYAPVAFRYFRELFGIRPDDYLYSLCSEPLIELCSSGASGSLFYVSSDDEFIIKTVQHKEAEFLQKLLPGYYMNLNQNPRTLLPKFYGLYCVQAGGKNIRIVVMNNLLPRSVKMHIKYDLKGSTYKRRASQKEREKPLPTFKDLDFLQDISDGLFLDADMYNALCKTLQRDCLVLQSFKIMDYSLLMSIHNIDYAQREPLGNEAQHSVDTRRPAPQKALYSTAMESIQGEARRGGTMETDDYMGGIPARNSKGERLLLYIGIIDILQSYRFIKKLEHSWKALVHDGDTVSVHRPGFYAERFQRFMCNTVFKKIPLKPSPSKKFRSGSSFSRRSGPSSNSCVTYQPSVSGEHKAQVTTKAEVEPGVHFGRPDVLPQTPPLEKISEVSTIPDPYLSPVVGETLQMLTTSSTLLEKLEVEDS, from the exons gtgcCTTGTTCCTCTGGCATGCCCATCAAGAAAATAGGCCACCGAAGTGTTGATTCCTCAGGAGAGACAAC CTCATCAGCCTTGAAAGGTGCCATCCAGTTAGGCATTACTCACACTGTGGGGAGTCTGAGTACCAAACCAGAGCGAGATGTCCTCATGCAAGACTTCTACGTGGTGGAGAGTATCTTCTTCCCCAG TGAAGGGAGCAACCTGACTCCTGCTCATCACTACAATGACTTTCGGTTCAAGACCTATGCACCTGTTGCCTTCCGCTACTTTCGCGAGTTATTTGGTATCCGGCCTGATGATTACTTG taCTCCCTCTGCAGTGAGCCACTGATTGAACTCTGCAGCTCCGGGGCTAGTGGCTCCCTCTTCTATGTGTCCAGCGACGACGAATTCATCATTAAAACAGTTCAACATAAAGAGGCGGAGTTTCTGCAGAAGCTGCTGCCAGGATATTACATG AACCTCAACCAGAACCCTCGGACTTTGCTGCCTAAATTCTATGGACTGTACTGTGTGCAGGCAGGTGGTAAGAACATTCGAATTGTGGTGATGAACAATCTCTTACCACGGTCTGTCAAGATGCATATCAAATATGACCTCAAGGGCTCAACCTACAAACGGCGGGCTTCCCAAAAAGAGCGAGAAAAGCCTCTCCCCACCTTTAAAGACCTGGACTTCTTACAAGACATCTCCGATGGTCTCTTTTTGGATGCCGACATGTACAATGCTCTGTGTAAGACCCTGCAGCGCGACTGTTTG GTTCTGCAGAGCTTCAAGATCATGGACtatagcctcttgatgtcaatcCATAACATAGATTATGCACAACGAGAGCCCTTAGGCAATGAAGCACAACACTCAGTTGACACTCGCAGACCAGCCCCGCAAAAGGCTCTCTATTCCACTGCCATGGAATCTATCCAGGGCGAGGCTCGGCGAGGTGGCACTATGGAGACTGATGACTA TATGGGTGGCATCCCTGCCCGGAACAGTAAAGGGGAAAGGCTGCTGCTTTATATTGGGATCATTGACATTCTACAGTCTTACAG GTTTATTAAGAAGTTGGAGCACTCTTGGAAAGCTCTGGTACATGATGGG GACACTGTATCGGTGCATCGCCCAGGCTTCTATGCTGAACGATTCCAGCGCTTCATGTGCAACACAGTGTTCAAGAAGATCCCCT TGAAGCCTTCTCCTTCCAAAAAGTTTCGGTCTGGCTCGTCTTTTTCTCGGCGATCAGGCCCCAGCAGCAACTCCTGCGTTACTTACCAGCCATCGGTCTCTGGGGAACACAAGGCACAAGTGACAACAAAGGCGGAAGTGGAGCCAG GCGTCCACTTCGGTCGTCCTGATGTTTTACCTCAGACTCCACCTTTGGAGAAAATCAGTGAGGTCTCGACTATTCCTGACCCCTATCTCTCACCTGTAGTTGGAGAGACTTTGCAAATGCTAACTACAAG tTCAACCCTCTTGGAAAAGCTTGAAGTTGAAGACTCATAG
- the PIP5K1A gene encoding phosphatidylinositol 4-phosphate 5-kinase type-1 alpha isoform X13, whose protein sequence is MASASSGPSAVGVSSVDPGVSSGASSSASGIKRPMAPEVPCSSGMPIKKIGHRSVDSSGETTYKKTTSSALKGAIQLGITHTVGSLSTKPERDVLMQDFYVVESIFFPSEGSNLTPAHHYNDFRFKTYAPVAFRYFRELFGIRPDDYLYSLCSEPLIELCSSGASGSLFYVSSDDEFIIKTVQHKEAEFLQKLLPGYYMNLNQNPRTLLPKFYGLYCVQAGGKNIRIVVMNNLLPRSVKMHIKYDLKGSTYKRRASQKEREKPLPTFKDLDFLQDISDGLFLDADMYNALCKTLQRDCLVLQSFKIMDYSLLMSIHNIDYAQREPLGNEAQHSVDTRRPAPQKALYSTAMESIQGEARRGGTMETDDYMGGIPARNSKGERLLLYIGIIDILQSYRFIKKLEHSWKALVHDGDTVSVHRPGFYAERFQRFMCNTVFKKIPCVHFGRPDVLPQTPPLEKISEVSTIPDPYLSPVVGETLQMLTTSSTLLEKLEVEDS, encoded by the exons gtgcCTTGTTCCTCTGGCATGCCCATCAAGAAAATAGGCCACCGAAGTGTTGATTCCTCAGGAGAGACAACATATAAAAAG ACAACCTCATCAGCCTTGAAAGGTGCCATCCAGTTAGGCATTACTCACACTGTGGGGAGTCTGAGTACCAAACCAGAGCGAGATGTCCTCATGCAAGACTTCTACGTGGTGGAGAGTATCTTCTTCCCCAG TGAAGGGAGCAACCTGACTCCTGCTCATCACTACAATGACTTTCGGTTCAAGACCTATGCACCTGTTGCCTTCCGCTACTTTCGCGAGTTATTTGGTATCCGGCCTGATGATTACTTG taCTCCCTCTGCAGTGAGCCACTGATTGAACTCTGCAGCTCCGGGGCTAGTGGCTCCCTCTTCTATGTGTCCAGCGACGACGAATTCATCATTAAAACAGTTCAACATAAAGAGGCGGAGTTTCTGCAGAAGCTGCTGCCAGGATATTACATG AACCTCAACCAGAACCCTCGGACTTTGCTGCCTAAATTCTATGGACTGTACTGTGTGCAGGCAGGTGGTAAGAACATTCGAATTGTGGTGATGAACAATCTCTTACCACGGTCTGTCAAGATGCATATCAAATATGACCTCAAGGGCTCAACCTACAAACGGCGGGCTTCCCAAAAAGAGCGAGAAAAGCCTCTCCCCACCTTTAAAGACCTGGACTTCTTACAAGACATCTCCGATGGTCTCTTTTTGGATGCCGACATGTACAATGCTCTGTGTAAGACCCTGCAGCGCGACTGTTTG GTTCTGCAGAGCTTCAAGATCATGGACtatagcctcttgatgtcaatcCATAACATAGATTATGCACAACGAGAGCCCTTAGGCAATGAAGCACAACACTCAGTTGACACTCGCAGACCAGCCCCGCAAAAGGCTCTCTATTCCACTGCCATGGAATCTATCCAGGGCGAGGCTCGGCGAGGTGGCACTATGGAGACTGATGACTA TATGGGTGGCATCCCTGCCCGGAACAGTAAAGGGGAAAGGCTGCTGCTTTATATTGGGATCATTGACATTCTACAGTCTTACAG GTTTATTAAGAAGTTGGAGCACTCTTGGAAAGCTCTGGTACATGATGGG GACACTGTATCGGTGCATCGCCCAGGCTTCTATGCTGAACGATTCCAGCGCTTCATGTGCAACACAGTGTTCAAGAAGATCCCCT GCGTCCACTTCGGTCGTCCTGATGTTTTACCTCAGACTCCACCTTTGGAGAAAATCAGTGAGGTCTCGACTATTCCTGACCCCTATCTCTCACCTGTAGTTGGAGAGACTTTGCAAATGCTAACTACAAG tTCAACCCTCTTGGAAAAGCTTGAAGTTGAAGACTCATAG
- the PIP5K1A gene encoding phosphatidylinositol 4-phosphate 5-kinase type-1 alpha isoform X3 codes for MASASSGPSAVGVSSVDPGVSSGASSSGFNFLCCGVNRKRASGIKRPMAPEVPCSSGMPIKKIGHRSVDSSGETTYKKTTSSALKGAIQLGITHTVGSLSTKPERDVLMQDFYVVESIFFPSEGSNLTPAHHYNDFRFKTYAPVAFRYFRELFGIRPDDYLYSLCSEPLIELCSSGASGSLFYVSSDDEFIIKTVQHKEAEFLQKLLPGYYMNLNQNPRTLLPKFYGLYCVQAGGKNIRIVVMNNLLPRSVKMHIKYDLKGSTYKRRASQKEREKPLPTFKDLDFLQDISDGLFLDADMYNALCKTLQRDCLVLQSFKIMDYSLLMSIHNIDYAQREPLGNEAQHSVDTRRPAPQKALYSTAMESIQGEARRGGTMETDDYMGGIPARNSKGERLLLYIGIIDILQSYRFIKKLEHSWKALVHDGDTVSVHRPGFYAERFQRFMCNTVFKKIPLKPSPSKKFRSGSSFSRRSGPSSNSCVTYQPSVSGEHKAQVTTKAEVEPGVHFGRPDVLPQTPPLEKISEVSTIPDPYLSPVVGETLQMLTTSSTLLEKLEVEDS; via the exons gtgcCTTGTTCCTCTGGCATGCCCATCAAGAAAATAGGCCACCGAAGTGTTGATTCCTCAGGAGAGACAACATATAAAAAG ACAACCTCATCAGCCTTGAAAGGTGCCATCCAGTTAGGCATTACTCACACTGTGGGGAGTCTGAGTACCAAACCAGAGCGAGATGTCCTCATGCAAGACTTCTACGTGGTGGAGAGTATCTTCTTCCCCAG TGAAGGGAGCAACCTGACTCCTGCTCATCACTACAATGACTTTCGGTTCAAGACCTATGCACCTGTTGCCTTCCGCTACTTTCGCGAGTTATTTGGTATCCGGCCTGATGATTACTTG taCTCCCTCTGCAGTGAGCCACTGATTGAACTCTGCAGCTCCGGGGCTAGTGGCTCCCTCTTCTATGTGTCCAGCGACGACGAATTCATCATTAAAACAGTTCAACATAAAGAGGCGGAGTTTCTGCAGAAGCTGCTGCCAGGATATTACATG AACCTCAACCAGAACCCTCGGACTTTGCTGCCTAAATTCTATGGACTGTACTGTGTGCAGGCAGGTGGTAAGAACATTCGAATTGTGGTGATGAACAATCTCTTACCACGGTCTGTCAAGATGCATATCAAATATGACCTCAAGGGCTCAACCTACAAACGGCGGGCTTCCCAAAAAGAGCGAGAAAAGCCTCTCCCCACCTTTAAAGACCTGGACTTCTTACAAGACATCTCCGATGGTCTCTTTTTGGATGCCGACATGTACAATGCTCTGTGTAAGACCCTGCAGCGCGACTGTTTG GTTCTGCAGAGCTTCAAGATCATGGACtatagcctcttgatgtcaatcCATAACATAGATTATGCACAACGAGAGCCCTTAGGCAATGAAGCACAACACTCAGTTGACACTCGCAGACCAGCCCCGCAAAAGGCTCTCTATTCCACTGCCATGGAATCTATCCAGGGCGAGGCTCGGCGAGGTGGCACTATGGAGACTGATGACTA TATGGGTGGCATCCCTGCCCGGAACAGTAAAGGGGAAAGGCTGCTGCTTTATATTGGGATCATTGACATTCTACAGTCTTACAG GTTTATTAAGAAGTTGGAGCACTCTTGGAAAGCTCTGGTACATGATGGG GACACTGTATCGGTGCATCGCCCAGGCTTCTATGCTGAACGATTCCAGCGCTTCATGTGCAACACAGTGTTCAAGAAGATCCCCT TGAAGCCTTCTCCTTCCAAAAAGTTTCGGTCTGGCTCGTCTTTTTCTCGGCGATCAGGCCCCAGCAGCAACTCCTGCGTTACTTACCAGCCATCGGTCTCTGGGGAACACAAGGCACAAGTGACAACAAAGGCGGAAGTGGAGCCAG GCGTCCACTTCGGTCGTCCTGATGTTTTACCTCAGACTCCACCTTTGGAGAAAATCAGTGAGGTCTCGACTATTCCTGACCCCTATCTCTCACCTGTAGTTGGAGAGACTTTGCAAATGCTAACTACAAG tTCAACCCTCTTGGAAAAGCTTGAAGTTGAAGACTCATAG